GACGGGATTATGCCGAAAGAAAATATCAGCCCCGGTACTGATCGGGATTTACTTACAAAAGGTCATATAACAATGACCCCGCTTCATTTTGATTTTACAGATAGAGAAGCAATTGTAACTCTTGAACAATCATTCGACATATAATCGATATGCTTTTAAACTGTTTATAGACATTTAGTTTCTACCTAGTGTATATATTTAATATTTGGAACCCAAAAGCGGTAAATTTCTCTGATTCATAAGCTCTGTACTCTGTATTTTTAAGATTATAGCAGTTGCTGTTTCAGTTCAGCGTTACCATTTTTGCAAAGATTTTACTTCATTCATTCTACCAAGGAGGAGTTTATGCCACTCGTTTCACCTAAAGAGATGTTCGAAGGAGCTTATGCCGGTGGTTACGCCATTGGAGCATTTAATGTAAACAACATGGAAATCATTCAGGGTATCATGGAGGCAGGTAGCGAAGAAAACGCCCCTGTTATTCTTCAGGTTTCCGCAGGAGCCCGCAAATATGCAGGCCAGAGATATATCATTAAGTTGATGGAAGCCGCTCTTGAAAAAACTGATCTACCTGTTGTTCTCCACCTTGACCACGGCCCTAACTTCGAAATGTGTAAAGAAGTAATTGACGGCGGATTTTCCTCTGTAATGATTGATGGGTCACATCTTCCATTTGAAGAAAACATTGCTATGACTAAAAAAGTCGTAACATATGCACATGATAAAGGCGTATGGGTAGAGGCTGAGCTCGGTAGACTTGCCGGAGTTGAAGAAGATGTTTCCTCCGATGAACATATTTACACAGACCCTGATGAAGCTGTTGAATTCGTAGAACGCACAGGCTGTGACTCTCTTGCTATCGCTATAGGTACAAGCCACGGTGCATATAAATTTACCGGAGAAGCAAAACTGGACTTTGATCGTCTTGATAAAATTGCTTCATTAATCCCCGATTTTCCAATAGTATTACACGGCGCATCAAGCGTTGTTCCTGAATTTGTAAAAATGGCAAATGAATTTGGCGGCGATATCGGCGGAGCAAAAGGAGTTCCTGAAGATCTCCTTCGTAAAGCAGCTTCCAAAGCAGTTTGTAAGATTAATATTGATACGGATATCCGTCTTGCGATGACTGCGGTCATTCGCAAATTTTTGGCTGAAAATCCCGCAGAATTTGACCCCAGAGGATATCTCGGCGAAGCCCGCAAAGCAGTGAAAGAAATGGTTCGCCATAAAATCACAAATGTTCTGGGATGCTCTGGAAAAGCATAAACTATATTATAGCCGCCTTTATTAAGGCGGCTTATATTTTAGAAGGAGTAAATGATGGCTGTAAAAGTTGGTATTAATGGATTTGGAAGAATCGGTCGTTACCTAACTAGACTTATTCACGATAGCAAAGATTTTGATCTTGTTGCAGTAAATGCGCGCGCTTCTAACGAAGACCTTGCTCTTCTTCTAAAGCATGATTCTGTGCACGGAAAATTCAATGCTGAAGTCGTAGCAAATAAAGATGGATTTACTATCAACGGCAAACAGATCAAAGTTACCCGCTGTGCTCCAGGTGAGTGGATTTGGGGAGAACTCGGGTGTGATCTCGTTGTTGAATCCACAGGTAAATTCCGTGATCGCGAAAGCTGTGAAAAAGCTATGGCATGCGGTGCTAAAAGGGTTGTAATCAGTGCTCCCGGAATCGATTCTGACATAACAGTTGTTATGGGCGTAAACGACGGCGACCTAAAGCCTGAGCATAAAATCGTGTCCGCAGCTTCCTGTACTACCAACTGTCTTGCTCCGGTTGCGAAAGTAATAAATGATGCTTTCGGAATTGAACGTGGTCTCATGACTACAATCCATGCATACACAATGAGTCAGAGAGTTCTGGACGGTTCTCACTCTGATATCCGTAGAGCAAGAGCATGCGCTGTCAATATGGTTCCGACAACTACGGGCGCGGCAAAAGCTGTAACGCTGGTTATTCCTGAACTCAAAGGAAAGCTGGACGGCATGTCCGTTCGCGTTCCAACTCCTAATGTGTCACTTGTTGATCTTACTTGCGACCTTGCAAAAGAGACCACCGCAGAAGAAGTCAACGCAGTTCTAAAAAAAGCGGCAACTGAAAATATGGGCTATACAGAAATGCCTCTGGTTTCTACTGACTATCTCGGTGACACCCACGGTGGTGTTGTCGATGGTCCTTTGACTTCAGTAATGGACGGTAAATTGCTGAAACTCATCATCTGGTATGATAATGAAGCCAGTTTCTCCAATCAGCTTGTCCGTTTGATGAAAAAAGTTTCTGATATGATCTAGCTTTTAAAGCGAATCACTTAAGATTTAAATCCCCTCCGACCATTTGGTTGGAGGGGATTTGTTACAAATTAGCAGCTTGTATATGCATCCAGTCTCTATCTTTTGTACGTCCCAGACTTGTCCAACCGTCTTCTTCCCAGAAACTCCACCAGGCATCATATTCAGACTTTGCAAATAAAGCCTTATCGCGGCCCCATTTAAGTTGGTTATGACCGGGGTCATAGTCAACAGCAATCCCCCAACTGTGAGTAGATGGTTTAGCACCGCCTCTCATTGTCCGAACATTTAAACAGCCACCCCAAAGATTTAGATTCAATTGTTCGATTTTTTCATTTCCATAATGCAGTAAGGTACGCGTAAGAACTCTTTTAAGACTGTCATGAACTTTTTCATGACATAAATATGAATTTACAATCGTATCCGTGTCCCACGCTAACTTATGAGGATAAGGCAAAGTTATACGGGTTTGATTCACACCAATCTGTCCATAACAATGAACTAACTCTTTCATCGAAGAATTAGGCCAAGTTGGAATTTTAAAATTTTCTTCATTGTCATTTTTAGAAAGAATTAAATCGTACGCAGAAGAAGTTTTAATTCCCCAATATCCATCAAGCGGACCACATTCAACTCCACTGCGAGTCGCAAGAAATTGGATATATCCCACTAAACAACTTTTTTCTGTCCAATCTTCCGCTACAGCTAAAACAGCTCTTATGGCGGAAATGGTTGCCTGACCTGCAATACCGTCAACAATTAAATTTGCGTTATCTTTATTCAAACACTGTTGAATAAACTTTATTTTTTGATTATTCACAACGCCCTCTTATTACGTAATATTTTTAATTTAATCATCTAAACTAATATACTAAATTATTAAAAAAACATAACCAAGCTACACCTTTTCAATATTAAATAGATAAATTCAACTCTTAATCACTATAAATAGCGTCAGGGTCTGCCTTTGACTGTCGTTATTTATTAGTTATAAAAAAACAACTCTAGATTTGTACTGTAATTAATAGTAATCATAAAAAATATGTTCAAAAACAACTCCATTAATCAATGTGCCCAAAAAAGAAGACTATTTTTTGGGGATCTCTTTCTTTTTATTCTATTATTAGCTGTCGGCAGCTTTTTTTTATACCAAGGAACTGAAAAACTTGGTTACAATTGGCAGTGGTTTAGAATTCCCGATTTCATTTTCACATATTCAAATCACGAATTTATCTCCGGACCTTTGTTAAAAGGACTTTTGGTCACTTTAAAAATTACGGGACTGGGGTTCGTTCTTACTTTTATTATAGGACTTGGAACCGCTATTTTGCGTCTTTCCGACTCATTTGTGGGGAACAGCATTGCCCGCCTGTATCTCGAAATTGTCCGTAATACTCCACTGCTTATCCAACTTTTTTTTATATACTTTGTCGTTTCCCCGATACTGAATATCAGCGGATTCTGGTCCGCAGTTATCGCCTTGAGTCTCTTTGAAGGAGCCTATGCGTCAGAAATCTTCAGGTCTGGAATTACTTCAATTGATAAAGGTCAATGGGAAGCCGCATTCAGCTTAGGAGGGAATACAAAATTTGCCTATATGAATGTGATTCTTCCTCAAGCAATTCCTCGAATAGCTCCTCCGCTTGCCGGACAGGCCATAGCGCTTGTCAAAGAT
The window above is part of the Maridesulfovibrio ferrireducens genome. Proteins encoded here:
- the fba gene encoding class II fructose-1,6-bisphosphate aldolase, whose product is MPLVSPKEMFEGAYAGGYAIGAFNVNNMEIIQGIMEAGSEENAPVILQVSAGARKYAGQRYIIKLMEAALEKTDLPVVLHLDHGPNFEMCKEVIDGGFSSVMIDGSHLPFEENIAMTKKVVTYAHDKGVWVEAELGRLAGVEEDVSSDEHIYTDPDEAVEFVERTGCDSLAIAIGTSHGAYKFTGEAKLDFDRLDKIASLIPDFPIVLHGASSVVPEFVKMANEFGGDIGGAKGVPEDLLRKAASKAVCKINIDTDIRLAMTAVIRKFLAENPAEFDPRGYLGEARKAVKEMVRHKITNVLGCSGKA
- the gap gene encoding type I glyceraldehyde-3-phosphate dehydrogenase, with product MAVKVGINGFGRIGRYLTRLIHDSKDFDLVAVNARASNEDLALLLKHDSVHGKFNAEVVANKDGFTINGKQIKVTRCAPGEWIWGELGCDLVVESTGKFRDRESCEKAMACGAKRVVISAPGIDSDITVVMGVNDGDLKPEHKIVSAASCTTNCLAPVAKVINDAFGIERGLMTTIHAYTMSQRVLDGSHSDIRRARACAVNMVPTTTGAAKAVTLVIPELKGKLDGMSVRVPTPNVSLVDLTCDLAKETTAEEVNAVLKKAATENMGYTEMPLVSTDYLGDTHGGVVDGPLTSVMDGKLLKLIIWYDNEASFSNQLVRLMKKVSDMI
- a CDS encoding amino acid ABC transporter permease, yielding MFKNNSINQCAQKRRLFFGDLFLFILLLAVGSFFLYQGTEKLGYNWQWFRIPDFIFTYSNHEFISGPLLKGLLVTLKITGLGFVLTFIIGLGTAILRLSDSFVGNSIARLYLEIVRNTPLLIQLFFIYFVVSPILNISGFWSAVIALSLFEGAYASEIFRSGITSIDKGQWEAAFSLGGNTKFAYMNVILPQAIPRIAPPLAGQAIALVKDSALVSTVAIYDLTMQGQSIISETFLTFEIWFTVAAAYLVVTLLLSWTLDRLAESFKSAW